Proteins from one Puniceicoccaceae bacterium genomic window:
- a CDS encoding glycosyl hydrolase family 65 protein has protein sequence SKDRFIWAIAEDGTVYGTHDATEGAVYLNTQVWAVLSGAASEEQARTCMETLNRELSTDYGLQLCAPPVTTMPVRIMAARLFNPGTKENAGIFNHPQGWAVIAECMLGNGNRAYEYHSNYLPAKFNDKAEIRGSEPYVHCQSTHAKYSPMHGAARLPWLTGAATWCYYSSTAYMLGIRAELDGMRIDPCLPDHWDGYQATRRFRGMELKIDVKNPDRVQTGVKRITVDGAVIDSTLVPLDKLSDGCRIEVLMG, from the coding sequence GGAGCAAAGATCGCTTCATCTGGGCGATTGCTGAGGATGGCACGGTGTATGGCACCCACGACGCCACCGAGGGTGCCGTGTATTTGAACACCCAGGTCTGGGCGGTGCTTTCCGGTGCTGCCAGTGAAGAGCAGGCCCGCACCTGCATGGAAACCCTCAATCGCGAACTGTCCACTGACTACGGCTTGCAGCTCTGCGCACCTCCGGTAACCACGATGCCGGTTCGCATCATGGCCGCACGTCTGTTCAATCCGGGGACCAAGGAAAATGCGGGCATTTTCAACCATCCCCAGGGCTGGGCGGTGATTGCGGAGTGCATGCTCGGCAACGGCAATCGCGCCTACGAATACCACAGCAACTACCTGCCGGCAAAGTTCAACGACAAGGCCGAAATCCGGGGATCCGAACCCTACGTGCACTGTCAGTCCACCCACGCAAAATACAGCCCCATGCATGGCGCAGCACGGCTGCCCTGGCTCACGGGTGCCGCAACCTGGTGCTACTACTCCTCGACCGCCTACATGCTCGGCATCCGTGCCGAACTCGACGGAATGCGCATCGATCCCTGCCTGCCCGATCACTGGGACGGATATCAGGCCACGCGTCGCTTCCGCGGCATGGAGCTGAAGATTGATGTGAAAAACCCCGACCGTGTGCAGACTGGTGTCAAGCGCATCACCGTGGACGGAGCCGTCATCGACTCGACTCTCGTTCCTCTCGACAAGCTGAGCGACGGGTGCCGCATCGAAGTGCTCATGGGGTAA
- a CDS encoding endonuclease/exonuclease/phosphatase family protein, which produces MSYNIRLDVASDGANAWPNRANRVAGLLRFHGPDVFGLQEAMRHQIDALSEQLSAYEWVGTGRDDGRDAGEFAPIFFRTDRFLLEDHGQFWLSETPEVPSYGWGASYRRICTWVVLRERESGLRLRVLNTHFDHEVEQARQQSAELILERLDAWQQSDAMPVVMMGDLNTLPDSAPVHLLTKMLKDALVVSQEPPYGPVGTFNGFNWDAPLQDRIDFVLVSDEWQVRKYANLSDSVDRRYPSDHLPVWASLSLPQSP; this is translated from the coding sequence ATGAGCTATAACATTCGCCTCGATGTAGCGAGCGACGGAGCCAACGCATGGCCCAACCGGGCGAATCGGGTGGCAGGTCTATTGCGCTTTCACGGTCCGGATGTGTTTGGCCTGCAGGAGGCGATGCGCCATCAGATTGATGCGCTGTCGGAGCAACTTTCTGCGTATGAATGGGTGGGCACTGGCCGCGATGATGGACGGGATGCGGGTGAGTTTGCACCGATCTTTTTTCGGACAGATCGCTTCCTGCTGGAAGATCATGGGCAGTTTTGGTTGTCGGAAACCCCTGAGGTTCCTTCTTACGGTTGGGGAGCTTCCTACCGACGCATCTGCACCTGGGTGGTGCTGCGCGAGCGTGAGAGTGGCCTGCGCCTGCGCGTGCTGAACACGCATTTTGACCACGAAGTGGAACAGGCACGCCAGCAGTCGGCGGAGCTGATCCTGGAGCGCCTTGATGCCTGGCAGCAGTCGGATGCCATGCCGGTTGTGATGATGGGGGACTTGAATACGCTTCCTGATTCCGCGCCAGTTCACCTGTTGACGAAGATGCTGAAGGATGCGCTCGTGGTCTCGCAGGAACCACCCTACGGTCCGGTTGGCACCTTCAACGGCTTCAACTGGGATGCGCCCCTGCAGGATCGCATCGACTTCGTATTGGTGTCAGACGAGTGGCAGGTGCGGAAGTATGCGAACTTGAGCGATTCGGTGGACCGACGCTATCCCTCTGACCATCTGCCAGTGTGGGCCAGTCTGTCATTGCCGCAATCGCCCTGA
- a CDS encoding GNAT family N-acetyltransferase, producing MTSPITGPLTRPDQVAVSALLTEAFEADPAYAYFLSGCSPTKKDHYRALLIRFVVAYHCQFGMPVWGTTLNGQLVACALVEAPGPEWRRALALLWQLPRLIGRVPLSSVQHMNQYARVSRRGLPNTIRHYLIKIGVSSNHQGQGLGKSLISAIVNHYQQSEGMMGLDTENPDNVPLYEHLGFQLHDQLTLDSLKIYRMYRPLK from the coding sequence ATGACATCGCCGATCACTGGTCCGCTCACCCGACCCGACCAGGTAGCCGTCAGTGCCTTGCTGACAGAGGCCTTTGAGGCTGACCCGGCCTATGCGTATTTCTTGAGCGGTTGCTCACCCACCAAAAAGGATCACTACCGGGCTCTTCTGATCCGTTTTGTCGTGGCCTATCATTGCCAATTCGGCATGCCGGTTTGGGGAACAACGCTGAATGGACAGCTGGTCGCCTGCGCACTGGTAGAAGCGCCTGGTCCGGAGTGGCGTCGGGCGCTGGCACTGCTCTGGCAACTGCCAAGACTGATCGGACGTGTGCCGCTGTCGAGCGTGCAGCACATGAACCAATACGCCAGAGTCAGCCGCCGAGGCTTGCCGAATACAATTCGCCACTACCTGATTAAAATTGGGGTGTCTTCGAACCACCAGGGGCAAGGCCTGGGCAAATCATTGATCAGCGCCATTGTGAACCACTACCAGCAGAGCGAGGGTATGATGGGCCTGGATACCGAAAACCCGGACAATGTGCCGCTGTACGAACACTTGGGCTTCCAATTGCATGACCAACTGACGCTGGACAGTCTCAAGATTTATCGAATGTACCGACCACTGAAGTAA
- a CDS encoding alpha/beta hydrolase — protein sequence MGLFASDTHPQADTRDESSQDPIDEAGFVSIGGIEQWITIRGNNRTNPVILFVHGGPGNPISLWSESLYQNWESTFTIVQWDQRFAGKTYERNEPAVQWDAESFHQKELTVKRLVADGIEVTEYLIHHLQQEKIILTATSWGSLLAVHMIQQRPEHFHAYVGISQLVSGKHNLRESYEQTLQRARSKNDTVAITTLEELGPPPWRNPRNFGKLRRIVYAYEREKTSEDFKLVAGADYQSEAYQEAYTAGEDFSFLKFVGLEGDGFLAEIDLPAHATHFEIPIFILQGAEDLLTTPDVTQSYFDTISAPEKQLILVDQAGHDPNIAMIERQLKVMKNQVVPLIRESKADR from the coding sequence ATGGGATTGTTCGCAAGTGACACCCACCCGCAGGCCGACACCCGTGATGAGTCCTCACAGGATCCCATTGACGAAGCGGGTTTTGTCAGCATTGGCGGAATCGAACAATGGATCACCATCAGGGGAAACAATCGAACCAACCCTGTGATTCTCTTCGTACACGGCGGCCCAGGCAATCCGATAAGCCTGTGGTCGGAATCGCTCTACCAAAACTGGGAATCCACCTTCACGATTGTGCAATGGGATCAACGGTTTGCAGGAAAAACCTATGAACGCAATGAACCTGCCGTGCAGTGGGATGCCGAGAGCTTTCATCAAAAGGAACTAACAGTGAAACGTCTGGTCGCCGACGGTATTGAAGTGACCGAATACCTGATTCATCACCTCCAACAAGAGAAAATCATTCTCACTGCCACATCTTGGGGTTCGTTGCTTGCCGTTCATATGATTCAACAGCGACCCGAGCACTTCCATGCATACGTTGGAATCTCTCAGTTGGTGAGTGGAAAACACAACCTTCGGGAAAGCTACGAACAGACACTGCAACGTGCCCGTTCCAAAAATGACACCGTGGCGATCACGACTCTTGAGGAACTTGGCCCGCCCCCCTGGCGAAATCCCCGCAATTTTGGAAAACTCCGACGCATCGTCTATGCCTATGAGCGGGAGAAGACTTCCGAAGACTTCAAGCTTGTCGCAGGAGCCGACTACCAAAGTGAGGCCTATCAGGAAGCATACACCGCTGGCGAAGATTTCTCGTTTCTCAAGTTCGTTGGACTAGAAGGTGACGGGTTTCTTGCGGAGATCGACCTGCCCGCGCACGCAACCCATTTTGAAATCCCGATTTTCATCCTTCAAGGTGCTGAAGATCTTCTCACCACCCCAGATGTCACGCAATCCTACTTCGACACCATCAGCGCGCCCGAAAAACAACTCATTCTCGTCGATCAAGCTGGCCACGATCCCAACATTGCCATGATTGAGCGGCAACTGAAGGTCATGAAAAACCAGGTCGTTCCACTGATCCGGGAGTCGAAGGCAGACCGCTAG
- a CDS encoding PIN domain-containing protein, translating to MIAFDTNHLLRHVLDDDTKQSAHVHSLIKSAESTDEQIHLLDLVLMEACWVLQSGMGFDRDAWCHVLDSLLQDPVFSFDNSRRLWKALERYRDGRADFDDYLILGHSESIGAKLETFDKKLRNEL from the coding sequence ATGATCGCCTTCGATACCAATCACCTGCTTCGTCACGTTCTGGACGACGACACCAAGCAGAGTGCTCACGTCCATTCATTGATCAAATCCGCAGAATCAACGGATGAGCAAATCCATCTCCTTGATCTGGTTCTGATGGAAGCGTGCTGGGTGCTACAAAGCGGCATGGGCTTTGACCGGGATGCCTGGTGTCATGTCCTTGATAGCCTTTTGCAAGACCCGGTATTCTCTTTTGATAACAGCCGACGATTGTGGAAGGCATTGGAAAGATACCGCGACGGCAGGGCTGATTTCGACGATTATTTGATATTGGGTCATTCGGAGTCAATAGGAGCTAAGCTCGAAACCTTCGACAAGAAACTCAGGAACGAGCTTTGA
- a CDS encoding DUF5698 domain-containing protein — protein sequence MEFSFNDLPMGWLAVVVFASRVLDVSIGTIRTIATVQGRIAMAFILGLFEVTIWLIVIATVVNTVLERPWLLIFYALGFSTGNVVGILIEQRLALGHAVLRVFTTDHAQAVTEALRTAGYRLTRFEGAGIRGPVFELQIVCERKQLAKALAIVQQIDPEIFYLCETPTRVRRSGATVGLFPNNWVSRFKRK from the coding sequence ATGGAGTTTTCTTTCAATGACTTGCCCATGGGGTGGCTTGCGGTGGTGGTCTTTGCATCGAGAGTATTGGACGTTTCGATCGGAACCATCCGCACCATTGCCACAGTGCAGGGGCGCATTGCCATGGCGTTCATTCTGGGGCTGTTTGAGGTGACGATCTGGTTGATCGTCATCGCGACGGTGGTCAATACCGTGCTGGAGCGTCCTTGGCTTCTGATCTTCTATGCCTTGGGTTTTTCAACCGGAAATGTGGTTGGCATCTTGATTGAACAGCGACTGGCACTGGGGCACGCGGTATTGAGGGTTTTTACCACCGACCATGCGCAAGCCGTCACCGAAGCACTCAGAACTGCTGGATATCGGCTGACACGATTTGAAGGAGCGGGCATCCGGGGACCTGTGTTCGAGCTGCAGATCGTGTGCGAACGCAAGCAGCTGGCCAAAGCCCTGGCCATTGTGCAACAGATTGACCCTGAGATTTTTTATCTGTGCGAAACCCCGACCCGCGTTCGACGCTCAGGTGCGACGGTGGGGCTGTTCCCGAACAATTGGGTCAGTCGTTTCAAGCGCAAATAG
- a CDS encoding AAA family ATPase — translation MASLRIVIFGNSGSGKSTLARALANRAGLAHLDLDDIAWKSEAVRQDLQVSLKALEFFQNQHPAWVIEGCYGSLIRAAAARASQLIFLNPGVEACQQNCRNRAWEPHKYPTREAQDANLAMLLDWVAGYETRDDEFSLAAHRSIFEEFAGNKTQITSNSQAVELIQQLCTSS, via the coding sequence ATGGCATCCTTACGCATCGTGATCTTTGGCAACTCGGGTTCGGGCAAATCAACACTGGCCAGGGCGTTGGCGAATCGAGCCGGGCTTGCGCATCTGGATCTGGACGACATTGCATGGAAGTCCGAAGCCGTAAGGCAGGATCTTCAAGTCAGCCTTAAGGCTCTGGAATTCTTTCAGAACCAACACCCCGCATGGGTCATCGAGGGGTGCTACGGCTCGCTCATACGTGCGGCGGCGGCTCGCGCATCTCAACTGATCTTTCTCAACCCGGGCGTTGAGGCGTGTCAGCAGAACTGTCGCAACCGTGCATGGGAACCTCACAAATACCCCACCCGTGAAGCACAGGATGCAAACCTCGCCATGCTGCTCGATTGGGTTGCCGGATACGAAACCCGGGACGATGAATTCTCATTGGCGGCCCATCGAAGTATTTTTGAGGAGTTTGCTGGCAACAAAACACAAATCACTTCGAACTCCCAGGCTGTGGAACTTATACAGCAACTCTGCACAAGTTCTTAA
- a CDS encoding TonB-dependent receptor plug domain-containing protein yields the protein MNKYCEHAWSSATLALLCAVPMLSAQIEDEDVYELSPFTVESSEDEGYLAATTLAGTRIRTDLKDVGSSVSVVTEEFLKDTASTNAETLLVYTTNTEVAGQGGNFLGQGDGAVLTNTNRTSPIQNTRVRGLTEADNTRDYFLSDIPWDSYNVGRIDLQRGPNSILFGIGSPAGIVNASTNPAAFADDHVIENQLDNFGTVRFTGDFNKVLIPDELAVRVALLNNETRYRQHPAFKDDQRVYGAVNYAPRQFNNERTHTAIRANYEKGEIRANYPRLTPPLDGITPWYQFMGQGIYEAQTSADAEAEQPWLDAPGQRVWDGVVIPYVGGGAGQAYPAKVFGWPDTSIPVPASVVGNNQLRGVASYDAYAVNAGLEYAGINAYKARSLVDDSIFNFYDNLLEGPNKREWNDFSAFNAAVSQTFFGNAVGYELAFDKQHATWGYENFLSGDGAMITVDVMSHLLDGSPNPNVGRPLTIAGGGSAGGYWADSERETIRLTGFAEVDFRDFLDEDSFVARLLGRNVFTGLLSRQSRDFESRNYNRYYLADAYEPNAPQGSVGQASRDSIFYMYLGESLLDSSSPSGIGLKGVKNKVSPQNSTIRVYNNVTEAWETTSLVIHNNDLASNRDKTYRLARKYEDVVESAAFIWQGYWLDGTIIPLVGIRKDKDFFRDAGNPPGSGGLVHPFNPGWQLPDDETEVSGTSRTYSLVTHLPQSWRDRLPGNANVSLFYNESENFQPDSSRRDIMGNQVANPQGETKEYGVTLTLFDDRLMFKWVHYETTVANSTLTGEIGGQYLIGAVEAWGQLAAYKFKNEPGVWPASTIYGYASNGEPVTWRPDGPEITNDAGDFAYTQAQLDATYDAMQASIDAWFATQVPTGFQDAWALNNYGDPSYGGDTNYGAAGLVVTGDTFSEGDEFEIFARPVDGWDISFNASKTSAQRSNLAQSYVDWITKRWEEFQGPAGDMRLWGGDGDWSEVDGHNGESARGKFARETMAGYNLWKALEGADVPELRPWRFNLVSNYTFQDGAFKGSNLGFSYRWQDKAVVGFPVITASDGTLSYDVNNPHKGKTEDALDLWVGYGKQITDKVHWRIQLNVRNVFAEDELIPVTVQPDGSLGGMRIPEPRTFTLTNTISF from the coding sequence ATGAATAAATACTGTGAACACGCATGGTCGTCCGCGACCCTTGCTCTCCTATGCGCTGTACCGATGCTATCGGCACAGATTGAAGACGAAGATGTCTATGAATTAAGCCCCTTCACTGTGGAATCCAGTGAGGATGAGGGATACCTCGCCGCAACAACCCTGGCCGGAACCCGTATCCGCACCGATCTCAAAGATGTAGGATCATCGGTTTCCGTTGTCACCGAAGAATTCCTCAAGGATACGGCATCCACCAACGCAGAAACGCTGCTGGTCTACACCACCAATACCGAAGTCGCAGGCCAGGGAGGAAACTTCCTGGGACAGGGCGACGGAGCGGTGCTGACCAACACCAATCGCACCAGTCCGATCCAGAACACCCGCGTGCGCGGACTCACCGAAGCCGACAACACCCGGGACTACTTCCTCTCGGATATTCCCTGGGACTCCTACAATGTCGGGCGCATCGATCTGCAACGCGGGCCAAACTCGATCCTGTTCGGGATTGGCAGTCCCGCTGGCATCGTAAACGCCAGCACAAATCCCGCAGCGTTTGCAGATGATCACGTGATCGAGAACCAGCTGGACAACTTCGGCACTGTGCGCTTCACCGGGGACTTCAATAAAGTGCTGATCCCTGATGAACTCGCCGTTCGTGTTGCCCTGCTGAACAATGAAACCCGCTATCGTCAGCACCCGGCATTCAAGGATGACCAGCGCGTCTATGGAGCAGTCAACTACGCGCCCCGGCAATTCAACAATGAGCGCACCCATACTGCCATCCGGGCCAACTACGAAAAGGGGGAAATCCGCGCCAACTACCCGCGGCTGACTCCACCGCTCGATGGCATCACGCCCTGGTACCAGTTCATGGGACAGGGCATCTATGAGGCACAAACCTCAGCCGATGCGGAAGCAGAGCAACCCTGGCTCGATGCACCGGGGCAGCGGGTATGGGATGGCGTGGTCATTCCCTACGTTGGTGGAGGTGCAGGACAGGCCTACCCTGCCAAGGTCTTCGGCTGGCCCGATACCAGCATCCCGGTTCCGGCATCCGTGGTGGGCAACAATCAGCTGCGCGGCGTCGCATCCTATGATGCCTATGCGGTAAACGCGGGTCTCGAATATGCGGGAATCAACGCCTACAAGGCGCGTTCGCTGGTCGACGATTCCATCTTCAACTTCTATGACAACCTGCTCGAAGGTCCCAACAAGCGGGAGTGGAATGACTTCAGCGCCTTTAATGCCGCTGTCAGCCAGACGTTCTTTGGCAACGCCGTCGGATACGAACTCGCATTTGACAAACAGCATGCCACCTGGGGATACGAAAATTTCCTCTCGGGGGATGGCGCGATGATCACGGTGGACGTCATGAGCCACCTGCTCGATGGTTCGCCCAATCCCAATGTCGGTCGTCCACTCACCATTGCTGGAGGAGGTTCGGCAGGTGGGTACTGGGCTGACAGCGAACGGGAAACCATACGCCTGACGGGCTTCGCCGAAGTCGATTTCCGCGACTTTCTGGATGAAGATTCCTTTGTTGCCCGACTGCTGGGACGCAACGTGTTCACGGGCTTGCTGAGCCGTCAATCCCGCGATTTTGAGAGCCGCAACTACAACCGCTACTACCTGGCGGATGCCTACGAACCCAATGCACCACAGGGATCGGTCGGACAGGCCTCACGCGACAGCATCTTCTACATGTATCTCGGTGAAAGCCTGCTCGACAGCAGCAGCCCCAGCGGCATCGGACTGAAGGGTGTGAAAAACAAGGTTTCCCCCCAGAATTCCACGATCCGGGTTTACAACAACGTCACGGAAGCCTGGGAAACGACTTCCCTGGTGATTCACAACAACGACCTCGCCTCGAACCGTGACAAGACCTACCGCCTCGCACGCAAGTATGAAGATGTGGTCGAATCTGCCGCATTCATCTGGCAGGGCTACTGGCTTGACGGGACAATCATTCCCCTGGTCGGCATCCGCAAGGACAAGGACTTCTTTCGCGATGCGGGAAATCCTCCGGGATCCGGTGGACTCGTGCATCCCTTTAATCCCGGCTGGCAATTGCCCGATGACGAAACCGAGGTAAGCGGCACTTCCCGCACCTACAGTCTGGTCACCCACCTGCCCCAGTCGTGGCGGGATCGTCTGCCCGGCAACGCCAACGTGAGTCTCTTCTACAACGAATCCGAGAACTTTCAGCCCGATTCCTCACGACGCGACATCATGGGCAATCAGGTCGCCAATCCCCAGGGTGAGACCAAGGAATACGGCGTCACCTTGACCCTGTTCGATGATCGACTGATGTTCAAATGGGTCCACTACGAAACCACGGTTGCCAACTCTACCCTGACCGGTGAAATTGGCGGACAATACCTGATCGGCGCAGTCGAAGCATGGGGGCAGCTCGCAGCCTACAAGTTCAAGAACGAACCCGGTGTTTGGCCCGCCAGCACGATCTACGGCTACGCCTCAAACGGCGAACCCGTCACCTGGCGCCCGGACGGTCCCGAAATCACCAATGACGCAGGAGACTTCGCCTATACCCAGGCTCAGCTCGATGCCACCTACGATGCCATGCAGGCATCCATCGATGCGTGGTTTGCCACACAGGTCCCCACTGGCTTTCAGGATGCCTGGGCACTGAACAACTACGGCGATCCCTCCTATGGTGGGGATACCAATTATGGAGCTGCTGGACTCGTCGTCACGGGCGACACGTTCTCAGAAGGGGATGAATTCGAAATCTTCGCCCGACCTGTCGACGGTTGGGATATTTCCTTCAACGCATCCAAGACCTCCGCGCAGCGTTCGAATCTGGCTCAGTCCTACGTCGACTGGATCACCAAGCGCTGGGAGGAGTTCCAGGGTCCCGCAGGGGACATGCGCCTGTGGGGTGGTGATGGCGACTGGTCCGAAGTCGACGGACACAACGGTGAAAGTGCACGTGGAAAATTCGCACGCGAAACCATGGCCGGTTACAACCTGTGGAAGGCGCTCGAGGGAGCAGATGTTCCGGAATTGCGCCCCTGGCGCTTCAACCTGGTCAGTAACTACACCTTCCAGGACGGTGCATTCAAGGGCAGCAACCTCGGTTTCTCCTACCGCTGGCAGGACAAGGCCGTTGTGGGTTTCCCGGTCATCACGGCCAGCGATGGCACGCTCAGCTATGATGTGAACAACCCGCACAAGGGCAAAACCGAAGATGCGCTCGACCTCTGGGTGGGTTATGGAAAACAGATTACCGACAAGGTGCACTGGCGCATCCAGCTCAACGTGCGCAATGTGTTCGCTGAGGATGAGCTGATCCCGGTCACCGTGCAACCGGATGGTTCACTCGGAGGCATGCGCATCCCCGAACCCCGCACGTTCACGCTGACCAATACGATTTCCTTCTAA
- a CDS encoding DUF2071 domain-containing protein: protein MISSAAPSLTNQRPVMFQSWLDLLFFHWQVPVGTIQQTLPDGLRVHTYEGRAFLSIVAFTMRGLRPRSLPAVGRISNFLELNLRTYVVDEQGRPGVWFYSLDADSWISVEIARRFFHLPYEHARLAKRRSGDALGYHSHARRDPDPEGLQYRVDGIPDQGMAPASPESLAHFWVERYRLFAYDSRRKRLWSGAISHKPYDVVQVEPRQVDARLMQINGFAQPASDLEAVYYSPGVHVSAYRFQRS, encoded by the coding sequence ATGATCTCGTCTGCTGCTCCATCCCTGACCAACCAGCGCCCTGTGATGTTTCAGTCCTGGCTGGATCTTCTGTTTTTTCACTGGCAGGTTCCGGTCGGGACGATTCAGCAGACGCTGCCCGATGGTCTGCGGGTGCACACTTATGAGGGCAGGGCCTTTCTTTCGATCGTGGCGTTCACGATGCGTGGACTGCGTCCGCGCTCGCTGCCTGCAGTGGGACGCATCTCCAATTTCCTCGAATTGAATCTGCGCACCTATGTTGTGGATGAACAGGGGCGCCCTGGTGTCTGGTTTTACTCCCTCGATGCCGATTCATGGATTTCGGTTGAGATTGCGCGTCGATTTTTCCACCTGCCTTATGAGCACGCGCGACTGGCAAAACGGAGGTCGGGTGACGCGTTGGGTTATCACTCTCATGCCCGGCGCGATCCAGACCCTGAGGGCTTGCAATACCGGGTGGACGGTATTCCTGACCAGGGCATGGCTCCGGCCAGTCCGGAAAGTCTGGCGCACTTCTGGGTGGAGCGCTATCGCCTCTTTGCCTATGATTCCAGGCGAAAACGTCTTTGGAGCGGAGCCATTTCCCACAAGCCCTATGATGTGGTGCAGGTCGAACCGAGGCAGGTGGATGCACGACTGATGCAGATCAACGGGTTTGCGCAGCCTGCATCGGATCTGGAGGCGGTCTATTATTCCCCTGGCGTGCATGTGTCGGCTTATCGATTTCAGCGTAGCTGA
- the argS gene encoding arginine--tRNA ligase, with protein MHISLDVREQISARVSEVASGIEAFGASFDPDVRLADPRHGDFQVNGVLPWAKQQRCNPRALGQALLDALEQQVDAAVCPWTSVELAGPGFLNFRLKPEYIDRWVAEFSDLSHLKAASASILAGKRVVVDFSSPNTAKQMHVGHIRSTVIGDSICRMLAFCGAEIVRDNHIGDWGTQFGILILIIKHKGVDLHTIEGDRIEVLEALYREGSEWTQRDPEALQQARQELVKLQSGDAENFALWEMIVKLSYEEFEKIYQRLDVKFDVVLGESFYRDKVERVYEELREDGIAEQSQGAWVVFHPEHPRFATQPFIIRKSDGASNYATTDLATALHRQEEFQADEVINITDARQKDHFEQLELTVNRWFAKRGRPIPRMRHVTFGTILGKDGKAIKTRAGGTVKLKDLLDEAVDRARSLTAEKTPSLSAEELEQIAETIGLASVRYADLSQNRSSDYQFDWDKMLSFEGNTAPYLLYVIARINGIFRKLETREPQSHEEKPAALESTEEFELAKKLMTFPLALKQALEDLRPHFICAYLYDLCGSFNSFYHSNPVINEDPAVQAKRLRLCRATRDFLTEGLQLVGIPSIEKM; from the coding sequence ATGCACATTTCACTCGATGTAAGGGAACAGATCAGCGCAAGGGTGAGTGAGGTTGCGTCGGGAATAGAGGCGTTTGGTGCCTCGTTTGACCCCGACGTCAGGCTCGCCGATCCGCGGCACGGAGACTTTCAGGTCAACGGAGTCCTTCCGTGGGCAAAACAGCAGCGCTGCAATCCGCGCGCCCTTGGTCAGGCGTTGCTCGATGCGCTTGAGCAACAGGTTGATGCTGCAGTCTGCCCCTGGACCTCGGTGGAGTTGGCGGGGCCGGGATTTCTAAACTTCCGCCTCAAGCCCGAATACATCGACCGCTGGGTAGCGGAATTTTCGGACCTCTCGCATCTGAAGGCGGCCAGTGCATCCATTCTAGCCGGCAAGCGTGTGGTTGTGGATTTCAGTTCTCCCAACACCGCCAAGCAAATGCATGTCGGTCACATCCGCAGCACGGTGATCGGGGATTCGATTTGTCGAATGCTTGCGTTTTGTGGAGCCGAGATTGTTCGGGACAATCACATTGGGGACTGGGGTACGCAGTTTGGTATTTTGATCCTCATCATCAAACACAAAGGGGTGGATCTGCACACCATCGAAGGGGATCGCATCGAGGTATTGGAGGCCCTTTACCGTGAGGGAAGCGAGTGGACGCAGCGTGACCCGGAAGCCCTGCAGCAGGCGCGCCAGGAGTTGGTCAAGCTTCAGTCGGGTGATGCGGAAAACTTTGCCCTTTGGGAGATGATCGTGAAGCTGAGCTACGAGGAGTTTGAAAAGATTTACCAACGACTCGATGTGAAGTTTGATGTGGTGCTCGGCGAGAGTTTTTACCGGGACAAGGTTGAACGCGTCTATGAGGAGCTGCGTGAGGATGGCATTGCTGAACAAAGTCAGGGCGCATGGGTGGTCTTTCATCCAGAGCATCCGCGCTTTGCCACTCAGCCCTTCATCATTCGCAAGTCCGATGGGGCAAGCAATTATGCGACCACGGATCTCGCGACCGCACTGCACCGGCAGGAGGAGTTTCAGGCGGATGAGGTGATCAATATCACCGATGCGCGCCAGAAGGACCATTTTGAGCAGCTCGAACTGACGGTTAACCGTTGGTTTGCAAAACGGGGCCGTCCCATTCCACGCATGCGCCACGTTACTTTTGGCACGATTCTCGGCAAGGATGGCAAGGCGATCAAGACGCGTGCAGGTGGAACCGTGAAGCTGAAGGATCTGCTCGATGAGGCAGTGGATCGCGCCCGCAGTCTGACGGCAGAGAAAACCCCTTCGCTCTCTGCTGAAGAACTCGAGCAGATTGCCGAAACTATCGGTCTTGCATCGGTGCGCTATGCGGACCTGAGCCAGAACCGCTCCAGCGACTACCAATTTGATTGGGACAAGATGCTGTCGTTCGAAGGCAACACGGCTCCCTATCTGCTATACGTGATCGCGCGCATCAATGGCATCTTTCGAAAACTGGAGACCCGGGAGCCGCAATCGCATGAGGAAAAACCCGCTGCACTCGAGAGCACCGAGGAATTTGAGCTTGCGAAAAAACTGATGACTTTTCCGCTTGCGCTCAAGCAGGCCCTGGAAGACCTGAGGCCCCACTTCATCTGTGCTTACCTCTACGATCTGTGCGGGAGTTTCAACAGCTTTTACCACAGCAACCCGGTGATCAATGAAGACCCGGCGGTGCAGGCCAAACGCCTGAGGCTCTGTCGGGCAACGCGGGATTTCCTGACGGAGGGTCTGCAGCTTGTGGGCATTCCGTCCATCGAGAAAATGTAG